The genome window CGTCGAAGGCCACCAGATGGGGGTCGTTGGCGGCCGCAATCAGCGTGTCGAGCGTAAAAAATGACCTGCGGCTCAGCACCCGAACGGCATTGATACCCCGGTAGTTTTCGGCGTCGGGAGCCATGTAGGCCGGATATTTGCCTTTCTCGGGACTGCTGTTGCCCGATACAGTAAACGGCGTCGCGTTGCAGTTCTGAATCCAGCCGCTGGCCGGGTTGCGCACCTGAACGATCTCATCGACCGAATGCAAACCTTTCCAGTCGGTTTCCGGATTGCTGCCATCGACGGGCTGGCTCCAGTCAAATTTGGGGTCGCGCTTTGGCATGAAATTGCCGTGCCAGTAGGCAATGGTTCCGTTACGGTCGGCAAAGATCGTATTATTCGACGCATTGCCATTGAGTTTCATGACTTCCTTAAAACTCGCGTAACCCGTTGCTTTGGTGCGCAGGTACGACTGTTCGAGCGCGTTCAGGGGCGTATTCATCATGTCTACCGCAATCCATTTGCCGTCTTTCTCGCCCGCAATAGGACCATGTTCGGTAAAATACATCGTAAAGTTCTTGTACTGAACACCCGTTCCCGATTTGTAGGGCAGTCGTACGGTCTGCGTTCGAACCGGTTTGAGCGCACTGCCATGTTTGTAGAAAAGAGCGTTATTCTTCTTCTCGATGGTTTCCAGGTACTCGTCCATCGAATCGGCATAACTCGTCGTATGCATCCAGCCGCAGTTCTCGTTGAATCCCTGGTAAATGAAAAACTGCCCCCACGTAACCGCGCCGTAAGCGTTCAGGCCACTCTGGCTAACCATGTGAACCTCCGACCGGAAATAGAATGAGGTATGCGGGTTGATCAGGAGCAGCGCATTTTTCGTCGCACTTTTAGATGGGGCAATTGCAAACCCATTCGAGCCGACAGACTCACGCTCGTAGTGATCGACGTTGTGCAGCCAGGAGGTCGATTTACGCTGTTCGTAAAACGCCTTGATTCGTTCGGTGGGTACCACGCTAATGTTGCCTCCGATACTGCCTTCACTAAACATAAGCGGCATCCAGGGTTGGAATCGTTTTAACAATCTGGGCTTAACAGTGGGGTGCGTGTAGAGGTAATAATTGGTGCCGCTGGCAAACGCATCGAGTAAACTTTTCATCCAGGCCGGGCTTTTCTTGTAGATGGCGATTGCCTGGGTACTATCCATGAAAAGCCTTGCCCGCAGATCGTGGTAAAGCGCCGATTCACCCTCAATTTCCGCCAGCCTCCCGATCGACGTGATGTAATTTTCCTCGACCCGATCAAAATCGTCTTCGCACTGGGTATAGAGCAGGCCAAAAACCACATCGGCATCGGTTTTTCCGTAGATGTGCGGAACGCCCCACGTGTCGCGGGTTATGGTAACTTGTTTGGCCTGCTGCTGCCAGCGCGCAATCTCTGCCTGGCTAAACGATTGGCCTTGGACTGAGATGGAAACGAAGCTAAACAGAGCTAGGAAGAGGAACAGAAACGGCTGAAAAGTAACGCGATTCATCAACGAAAAGGTAGTAAAATGGGAACAGGTGACTAAGTACGGTATTTTCGTGTTGGGTTTACTGGCCAGTAGCCACAAAACGTTTCGGAGCCCTCCGGTGGTGGGTGGCCTGTTCATACGCATAGGTCAACCGAATTAACGTTGGCTCGTCAAACATACGGCCCAAAAACTGAATGCCCGCCGGTAAATCACCCGTCGTAAAACCCATCGGAATGGTGAACGCAGGCTGACCCGTAGCTGGCGCAATCAGCTGGCTGTTATCGCCTTTGTACCCCTTCGCATCGCCTACCAATGCCGGCGGATAATTCCAGGTCGGGTAAACGAGCGCATCAACATGCAGCCGATCCATTTCGGTTTCGATAGCATTGCGGAAAGCTACCCGAAGCGGATCGGTGAACGCATCTCCACATGGAATGTCAGGGTGATTTGCCCGGCCCGTGTGCGTTTGCTGGTACGTCAGCCGGTCGCGCACAATGTCCGAATACCCACCCACCCGAATGATGTCGTTGATCGTTTGTAAAGAATCTCGTTTGACAAACGTGCGAAGATAGGTTTCGATATCTGTCCGAAACTCTGCGCACCACTGATCCGCCCGCAACGAGTCGAACTCGGGAACGGTAACGTCAACGATCTGAGCGCCCATGCGCGTCATATCGGCCAGGGCCTGGTCAAAAAGCTGCTTGATCTCCGGGTGAATGGCTTTATCACTCACCTGACGAAGCACACCGATACGGGCTTTTTTCAGGCCGTCTTTCCGTAAGAACTGCGTATAGGTTTTAGGAATTTTACCCTGACTATGTTTAGTGATTGGATCATTGGGATCGTATCCGGCGGTGACCTCGAGCAACCGGGTCGCATCGTCGACCGTGCGACACATGGGCCCGCCAACATCGTTGCGGGTATAGAGCGGAATGATGCCGTAGCGACTCACCAGCCCCAGCGACGTGCGGAAACCAGCCAGCGCGTTGTGGGATGCGGGACCACGAATGGAATTACCCGTATCGGAGCCTAACCCGATTGTGCCCAGATTCGCGGCTACGGCTGCTGCCGTACCACCGCTCGATCCGGCTGGCACATAGGCTAAATTATACGGATTACGAGTTTCGCCCGCTATCGAACTTTGCGAGTGCATGGGCGTAAAAGCCCATTCGGCCATATTTGATTTGGCCAGTACAATGGCACCAGCTTCGCGTAGTTTCCGAACCTGATACGCATCCTCATCGGGAGTGAAGCCTTTCAAGGCTATTGAGCCACCCGTTGTTTGCAGTCCCTTCGTGTTAAAATTGTCTTTGATGATAACCGGAATGCCATGTAGCGGGCGCAGCTTGCCGGTTTTCCGAAATTCCTCATCCAGCGAGCGTGCTGTGGCCATCGCTTCGGGATTGATGACAATGATTGAATTAAGTTTGGTCGACTGATCGTACGTCCGGATTCGTTCCAGATACGCCGTTACCAACGCTTCACTCGTTAGTGAACCGGTGCGGAAAGCCTGATGAATAGCGCTGATTGTAGCTTCAACTAACTCGAATTTGGCGGGTGCTGTTTTTTGCCGTGACTGAGCGCGGGCGGATACCATCCAGACTGGACTTAGGAGCACCAGAAAAAGATAAAAACGTAGCTGATGAAGACGGACAGGTCGCGGCATACGATAAGGAAGAATGTGTAATCGTACGGTAAAAGTAGGTGTTCCTGCGGTATAAATCGAATTCGCCGATCATTTGTATGGTGTACAAACTTATTGTCAAAATAAATTGACTGATAAAAGTCCGTTGTGGTGTAGCACTGGAGAAGTACCTGTAATAAATCGGGCAATTAGTTCGGATAATAACAGCAATGCGGAGCTAGCTTCTGAAAACCAGCTCCGCGTTGGCGGGTAAGATAGAATGGATGCGGCTAACGTGCGTTTGTTAGGCCAGCGATTTTAGAAACTCATCCAGGCTCAGGGGCTCACGACCCAGCAACTCCGCTAATGTGGAAGAAGGTACATCGAACTCGCCTTTTTTGATGCCTTCGGCCATTCCG of Spirosoma agri contains these proteins:
- a CDS encoding penicillin acylase family protein, with the protein product MNRVTFQPFLFLFLALFSFVSISVQGQSFSQAEIARWQQQAKQVTITRDTWGVPHIYGKTDADVVFGLLYTQCEDDFDRVEENYITSIGRLAEIEGESALYHDLRARLFMDSTQAIAIYKKSPAWMKSLLDAFASGTNYYLYTHPTVKPRLLKRFQPWMPLMFSEGSIGGNISVVPTERIKAFYEQRKSTSWLHNVDHYERESVGSNGFAIAPSKSATKNALLLINPHTSFYFRSEVHMVSQSGLNAYGAVTWGQFFIYQGFNENCGWMHTTSYADSMDEYLETIEKKNNALFYKHGSALKPVRTQTVRLPYKSGTGVQYKNFTMYFTEHGPIAGEKDGKWIAVDMMNTPLNALEQSYLRTKATGYASFKEVMKLNGNASNNTIFADRNGTIAYWHGNFMPKRDPKFDWSQPVDGSNPETDWKGLHSVDEIVQVRNPASGWIQNCNATPFTVSGNSSPEKGKYPAYMAPDAENYRGINAVRVLSRRSFFTLDTLIAAANDPHLVAFDELLPALLNAYQTVSGDSANQKNGLPEAIQILKSWNKSYGVTSIGQTLAIFWGEKIQKLARSRAAGDQRFDNLSLTAFTISSTTPQEKVTALAEVLTDLTRDFGTWKTPWGDINRYQRLTGNIQETYDDQKPSLPVAFTSSAWGSLAAFAAKTYPGTKKRYGSVGNSFVAVVEFGKRVKARSVVTGGQSSRPGAKHFTDQAPLYCEGNFKDVLFYPEDVQKHVEKTYHPGQ
- a CDS encoding amidase, translating into MPRPVRLHQLRFYLFLVLLSPVWMVSARAQSRQKTAPAKFELVEATISAIHQAFRTGSLTSEALVTAYLERIRTYDQSTKLNSIIVINPEAMATARSLDEEFRKTGKLRPLHGIPVIIKDNFNTKGLQTTGGSIALKGFTPDEDAYQVRKLREAGAIVLAKSNMAEWAFTPMHSQSSIAGETRNPYNLAYVPAGSSGGTAAAVAANLGTIGLGSDTGNSIRGPASHNALAGFRTSLGLVSRYGIIPLYTRNDVGGPMCRTVDDATRLLEVTAGYDPNDPITKHSQGKIPKTYTQFLRKDGLKKARIGVLRQVSDKAIHPEIKQLFDQALADMTRMGAQIVDVTVPEFDSLRADQWCAEFRTDIETYLRTFVKRDSLQTINDIIRVGGYSDIVRDRLTYQQTHTGRANHPDIPCGDAFTDPLRVAFRNAIETEMDRLHVDALVYPTWNYPPALVGDAKGYKGDNSQLIAPATGQPAFTIPMGFTTGDLPAGIQFLGRMFDEPTLIRLTYAYEQATHHRRAPKRFVATGQ